The genomic segment GATGCATTTGGTTCATTTCAATTCTGACAAGTATCCAAACATCTCAGTAGCAGTGGACAAGTCTGATGGTCTTGCAGTGCTGGGTGTTTTTATTGAGGTGAGCTGATATTTCATGAAAAAGGCTTTTTATTCTAAAGGTGTAAAAGTGCtgcatttttatgtgtttttttatttattttttattttttaaataaagattGGCGAGTTCAATCCTGCTTTCGATCGGTTTCTCAAGTATCTCAATGGAATTAAATATAAAGGTAATTCTTTTTCAAATTTTCAAATACTTATAGTTGCAAAAGTTCATTAATGGtattatatacagtgtcttgcaaaagtattcgtcaAGATAAAAAaacgaaatctggagtgtgcataggtattcacccccccaaagtcagtactttgtagagccaccttttgctgcaattacagctgcaagtctcttggggtatgtctctattagcttagcacatctagccactgggatttttgcccattcctcaaggcaaaactgctccaactccttcaagttagaggagttgtgttggtgtacaataatcttcaagttatgccacaggttctcaattggattgaggtctgggctttgactaggccattccaagacatttaaatgtttccctttaaaccactccagtgtagctttagcagtatgtttcgggtcattgtcctgctggaatgtgaaccttcgtcccagtctcaaatctctggttgactcaaacagattttcctccagaattgccctgtatttagtgccatccatctttccttcaatcctgaccagctttcctgtccctgcagatgaaaaatatccccacagcatgatgctgccaccaccatgcttcactgtaggaatggtgttctcagggtgttgggtttgcgccacacatggcgtttcccatgatggccaaaacattcaattttagtctcatttgaccagagaatcttcttccatgtgtttggggagtctgccacatgctgttgggcaaactccaaatgtgttttcttaagcaatgacttttttcctggccactcttccagaaagccccactctgtggagtgtacggcttaaagtggtcctatggacagatactcccgtctctgctgtggatctttgcagctccttcagtgttatctttggcgtttttgttgcatctctgattaatgccatccttgcctggtctgtgagttttggtgggcggccttctcttgtcaggtttgtagtggtgacatattctttccattttggtataatagatttaatggtgggcggcacagtggtgtagtggttagcgctgtcgcctcacagcaagaaggtccgggttcaagccctgtggctggcgagggcctttctgtggggagtttgcatgttctccccgtgtctgcgtgggtttcctccgggtgctccggtttcccccacagtccaaagacatgcaggttaggttaactggtgactctaaattgagcgtaggtgtgaatgtgagtgtgaatggttgtctgtgtctatgtgtcagccctgtgatgacctggcgacttgtccagggtgtaccccgcctttcgcctgtagtcagctaggataggctccagcttgcctgcgaccctgtagaacaggataaagcagctagagataatgagatttaatggtgcttcgtgggatattcaaagtttgggatatattttataacccaaccctgatctatacttcttcacaactttgtctctgacctgtttggagtgctccttagttttcatgttgcttgcttagtactgttgcagagtcagggtccttccagaacaggttggttgatacagatgtcatgtgacagatcatgtgacactttgattgcacacaggtggagcttaatcaactaattatgtgacttatgaagtgaattggttggaccagctcttatttaggggtttcatataaatacctacgcacactctagatttctgttttttcatcttaattattgtttgtgtcacaataaaacaacaatttgcacctttaaagctgtaggcatgttgtgtaaatcaaatggtgataaccccccaaaaattcattttaattccagcttgtaatgcgacaaaacaggacaaacaccaagagggctaaatacttttgcaagacactgtacttctAGACGAAGCTCACATTTGTCCTTATTGTATGCCACAGGTCAGAAAGTGCAGGTGGCAGGCTTTAACATCCTTGAGTTGCTTCCTGTTCATCTGGACGAATATTACCGTTATGACGGCTCTCTTACCACTCCACCCTGCTACCCCAGCGTGCTCTGGACAGTGTTCAGGAATCCAGTCAGCATCTCTCTCAGACAGGTCCAACTGCATAAACCAGACACACCTACATTTAACTACACTTAAGTGCAGAGATTTTTAAGCTTTTCCTACTTAATGCTGTAATAACACAGCAGAGGGAATGAAGAGAAAAGGGCAAAGTTTCTCAGAAACATTGAAACCAGATCTTTTTTTCAGTGATTGTGAGCATCACGAACAATGTTCTATCTTCTAGTTAAGATGAATAACTCAAAGCATTTTACAGAAATGCAGAAAGTTAATATTGAGGTATTAATTTTCAACTACAAAAGTACTACagccatctctgattaatgccgttTTTCTGTTCGTCATGTGTTTTTACAGTACCTGGCTTTAGCCACTGCTCTGTTCTCTTCTGGTGCTCAAGAATCGGCCCCAATGCCTCTACTTGGGAACTACCGCAAACCCCAGCGAATGGACAACAGAGTGGTTCTGGTCTCCTTCCAGCAGGGTGAGTACTGCATAGGATACTTACTTTGGGGAAACTTATGGTAAATTCACCTGCTCAATGGTAGTATGATGAATTGCTTGGTTTGATCGTATAAATTGGGCTGTTGAAATGGCCTTGGCTTGTTCAAAGGCCCCTCCTCTAACATGCACTGTTTATGGGATGTTATATATCCTGCTGGCTGCACGCTTTCTTGTACTCTTTGTCAACAAGCTCTTTTTCCAGCCTCAGTGGCTTGAACTACTGTGCTTTGTATGACAAATTAGATGCTTCCATGGACATAAAACTGCCATTCAAACTCTGGCTTGAACCACgagaacactgtgtgtgtgtgtgtgtgtgtgtgtgtgtgtgtgtgtgtgtgtgtgtgtgttagtagtCTAGTGAAAAAGCTTTATTATACTGGCATGATGAAAGATAAAATCACTTAACAGCTACTGCATTCTTGGTGTCTTTTCCCTGCAAATGGAGATATGATTTCTAGTCATATCCCAATTTCAACTGGTGCTTACGGTTCTTTCTGCATGGCGCGCTCGCTTTCTTCTGAAGCTGAGTTTTGTGATTATGTGAAAAGATGATCAGTCTGCAGCACTACTGCTTTCTCAACCTGACACGCATGGCTTGAAGAACACCTTTACAGATGATTATGACATATTTGAATTTCTTTAAACTTGTGTGTGGTGCAGGCTGGGGGCTGCATGGTACCACTTCAGTGGCATCTCCCATGCAGAGGAGGCTGGTCATCCAACAGCTACTGAATGGAGACCTTGCAGATCTTGCAGATGGGGGACTGCACCATCTTTTGCCAAAGCTCCAGAGAAAGTCTTGGGCTCTTAAAAAGTTGGGCAACAATCCAAAGCAACAAAACTTGGGCCAAGTCACTGAGAAACATCAGAAGAACAAGGGGATCGACACCACTGGAAAGAATCCATCAGTCTGGAAGAACACCCATGCAAGCTCCTATATGGGGATGTTTGGTACAAATGATGACGTGTTATGTTTTATGTCCCTGGAAAAAAATGTATCTGTTTCACTCAGGAGCCCTCATTCAGATGCTCGGATGATCCAAGCTCTGAGAAAAGCTGTGTTCCCAGAGCTGAACCTGAAGAGCTACTTAAACTGCAGGTCTGATTTGGATCTACAAACAGTCAGATGCCTTCTTCTTTCCAGACCCACTGACGAGGCAAATGAGCTGGATCAGGCCCTGACCAAAGTCAATCAGGGGCATAAACAGAAAGCCACGACACAGTACCAGGGTTCAGCACTGACCAAGATAACAGGGCAGACCCAAGCTGCTGTCCTGAAGAATAGCCACAACATGGTGCCCGCTAATAATAGACTGCAGCGTATGGAGTGGGAGGATTAAAACCCCACTGAGGCTTTAAACACAGGCTGCAGAGCGCATTATAATAGTCATCAAAGACCATCCATCCTGCAGGCTCTGAACATTTAGTTCTTTAAAACCTCTGTTAAGTTAACCAGACTGTTAGTAGTACTGTACTTTACACTGCCATGGGTTTATGGGCTCAGGAGGTAAATTTTTACTTTTATAGAAAGAGACAGTGAAAACCACAATTGACAGAATTAGTGATATTTATGTGACAATTGATGCATTGAAGACGTTTACATATTTATAATGTACAGGTGTGGTTTTAGCAAAGAAATCCTTCCAAATGCCCTTACAAATTTGTGTGACATTGCAATCATGTATGCAATATGTTGGGTATATATTGCCTGCCTCTTGCAGCAGACAGATTTTGATTCAACGAGGAAGTAAATGCAGATCACATGAAAAGATTTAAACAAAAACAGTGTATATAGAATTCACAGAATATAACTTTCCTGGAAAGaagatatttttgtattttattggGTTGGGTTCTgtctatttgtgtcacaataattaCATAGTAAAACAATTGCAGACATACAAAGGGGAAAACGGTAGCAAAAGATGAAAAATGACGGTGCTGACTACATaaacatttctgtgttttctgtaAGTGTGGCTTTAGATGCGCGTTTCGACCAAAGAAAAAGCAAAAGTTAAGGCCCTTTTGTGGAGTGCCAAACAATTTTGAATGGAGCATCTTGATCTTAATGTGTAGAAGAAAATACAATAAAGCACTTAAACTGCATGTGTTGCtttttattacattttcacttctcatgctttttttttttaagttttgctTTATAAGACGGGTTCAGTATTTCACATATGATGGACACGAGGTGCTGTAAGTCATCTGTTAATTCAGTTACAATTATTACACATTGCAACCTTTTTTTCTCTGCAGCATAACACTGTAAGTTCAGCATACTCCTCTTTTGTTcctaaggtgattttttttttttgtctcaccaAGGTGACTTTCCATGGAGCTGGGGTATGTGATATGTTTTAACGTCAGCAATATTATATCTTCTGTCTCTCACCTCACTCACTGACATCATTTCTAAGGACATGCAAGACCTATTGCGCTGTGTGTATGAATGAAGTATTAGACAGCTGAGTGATGCATGGCCACTGAACTGTGTCTCTTTTAATTTAACATTCGTCAGACTTCCAAGGCATCCAACCAAAACAGGGCTGGATCCAGCTCTCACTAACAGGGTGGGCCAGGAAGATTGGGggggcatactctctctctcttccccttgaGTTGGTGGGCCAGGCCCCCCCCATAGAGCTGGGCCCAAACCAAAATCACCTTTTACTTTAAgtacgtgtgtatatataataccaCAGTGGCTTTAGGGTTTGCATGTTTCACTCACATTTAATGTTTACATCCCATCATAACATGTGCTTGTGGCAAGTGGTGGTGCCTCAGAAGGCATTACCATGACATTAATCATCACTAAATAACATGTTTTAGTTTATTCAAAGATGAAATTATAAATGGTTTGATGACTCTACACGCAGTGCACTTACCACAGTGAGGTCAGTAACACAAACTGCTAATCAACAAACCCTTTTTTAATCCATACAGTGGTTCTTCAAAGCTATTTTGTTTACTATACAGTACATACCACTCTGTCCAAGTACATGCTGTTAATTATATGCCTTGCAATTGAAGTAAATTTCATGTTTAGTGTCTCTTTAATTTACAATGCCACCTACAACGGCTTGCATAAATATTAAACCCCCTTGTGAATACTTTTGCGAAGTTCCCTTGAACTTTTCCACGTGTTGTCGAGTTACAAGCTGGAACTGAGATGGACTTAATTGGGATTAATTGGGACCA from the Neoarius graeffei isolate fNeoGra1 chromosome 2, fNeoGra1.pri, whole genome shotgun sequence genome contains:
- the ca12 gene encoding carbonic anhydrase 12, whose translation is MMGIMSCPWLIMILIAFPLSSSGGKWTYDGPDGDHHWSRNYPYCGGVFQSPINFQYELLRFDPNLLPIQLHEYNLSSKEQLTLKNSGHSVELSLPPRMHLSGLPHHYSAAQLHFHWGSSNMPTGSEHTVNGKQFAAEMHLVHFNSDKYPNISVAVDKSDGLAVLGVFIEIGEFNPAFDRFLKYLNGIKYKGQKVQVAGFNILELLPVHLDEYYRYDGSLTTPPCYPSVLWTVFRNPVSISLRQYLALATALFSSGAQESAPMPLLGNYRKPQRMDNRVVLVSFQQGWGLHGTTSVASPMQRRLVIQQLLNGDLADLADGGLHHLLPKLQRKSWALKKLGNNPKQQNLGQVTEKHQKNKGIDTTGKNPSVWKNTHASSYMGMFGTNDDVLCFMSLEKNVSVSLRSPHSDARMIQALRKAVFPELNLKSYLNCRSDLDLQTVRCLLLSRPTDEANELDQALTKVNQGHKQKATTQYQGSALTKITGQTQAAVLKNSHNMVPANNRLQRMEWED